Proteins encoded in a region of the Onychostoma macrolepis isolate SWU-2019 chromosome 20, ASM1243209v1, whole genome shotgun sequence genome:
- the LOC131527227 gene encoding uncharacterized protein C14orf132-like, whose product MDLSFMAAQIPVMTGAFMDSSPHDDYSTDHSLFNSSASVHAAALAAHNQQEEQQPMSRDAIWLWIAITATIGNIIVVGVVYAFTF is encoded by the coding sequence ATCCCCGTGATGACAGGAGCCTTCATGGACTCATCGCCTCACGATGACTACAGCACGGATCACTCTCTCTTCAACTCGTCTGCTAGCGTCCACGCCGCCGCTCTGGCAGCTCACAACCAACAGGAGGAGCAGCAGCCCATGTCCCGAGACGCCATCTGGCTGTGGATCGCCATCACCGCCACCATCGGGAACATCATAGTGGTGGGCGTCGTCTACGCCTTCACGTTCTGA